Proteins encoded together in one Quercus lobata isolate SW786 chromosome 3, ValleyOak3.0 Primary Assembly, whole genome shotgun sequence window:
- the LOC115981782 gene encoding phytosulfokine receptor 1: MGIKYLCLMMMVLGFCFQSQLLSAQNLTCHPNDRSALVDFMNGLKSVIEGWDTNSSSDCCTWPGINCSSSISLGLSTSSGNYERVVVLNLFKKKISGKLSESLGKLDQLRTLNLSHNLLQDSLPQSLFSLQKLEFLDLSSNDFSGSIPEAINLTSINTIDMSQNVLNGSIPGDICINSKRILILNLAVNYLSGDLSALANCSSLHHLYLGANDFTGGIPDNIFQLHSLESLSLQDNNFSGPLSKEIGKLQNLSRLDLSANGFLGSIPDVFYSFRYLKYFAAHSNNFTGQIPESLSNSPSLILLNLRNNSLGGKIELNCSTMLSLNSLDLGSNRFSGPVPDNLPNCHNLETLNLARNNLSGQIPETFDKFQSLSYLSLSNSSISNLTSALKILQQCQNLTTLVLTLNFHGEELPADLSLHFKSLKVLVVANCRLTGVIPQWLSRSNELEVLDLSWNCLNGAIPEWFGNFTSLFYLDLSNNSFTGEIPKSLTGLVSLISRNISLVDPSPDFPFFMKKNVSARGLQYKQVLSFPPTLELSHNNLTGKIWPEFGNLKKLHVLNLQFNSLSGQIPSDLSGMTSLEALDLSYNNLTGTIPPSLQSLSFCSKFNVAYNHLSGDIPLGGQFRTFPNSSFEGNNLCDAPCQQLRGVPHPPPSHNKSGRNVGSIIGMSIGIVFGTAFLLIIMFMIVIRAYSRREVDPEKEEAVTDGKDLEELGSKSVVLFRNKESSKELSLDDLLKSTNNFDQANIIGCGGFGLVYRATLPDGKKVAIKRLSGDCGQMDREFRAEVEALSRAQHPNLVHLQGYCMYKNDRLLIYSYMENSSLDYWLHEKLDGPSSLDWDTRLQIAQGAARGLAYLHQSCEPHILHRDIKSSNILLNENFEAHLADFGLARLLLSPYDTHVTTDLVGTLGYIPPEYGQASVASYKGDVYSFGVVLLELLTGKRPMDMCKPKGFRDLISWVFEMKKENRESEVFDPFVYDKQNDKEMLRMLEIACLCLSESPKVRPSTQQLVSWLDNIDINI; encoded by the coding sequence atggGTATCAAATATTTGTGCTTGATGATGATGGTTCTTGGCTTTTGCTTCCAATCCCAGCTTCTGAGTGCTCAGAACCTGACATGCCACCCAAATGATCGGAGCGCCTTGGTGGATTTCATGAATGGTTTAAAGTCAGTAATTGAAGGGTGGGACACCAATTCTTCTTCTGATTGCTGTACTTGGCCAGGCATCAATTGCAGCTCTTCAATCTCCCTCGGTTTGAGCACTTCTTCTGGCAATTACGAAAGAGTAGTCGTGTTGAatcttttcaagaaaaaaataagtggcaaaCTTTCTGAATCATTAGGCAAATTGGATCAGCTCAGAACACTCAATCTTTCCCACAATTTGCTCCAAGACTCGCTTCCTCAATCACTGTTCAGTTTGCAAAAATTAGAGTTCTTAGACTTGAGCTCTAATGACTTTTCAGGTTCAATTCCGGAAGCCATTAATTTGACTTCAATCAACACCATTGACATGTCCCAGAACGTCTTGAATGGTTCTATCCCTGGTGATATTTGTATAAACTCAAAGAGAATTCTGATTCTGAACCTTGCTGTAAACTACTTGTCTGGTGATCTTTCAGCACTTGCCAATTGTAGCTCCTTGCACCACCTTTATCTGGGCGCCAATGATTTCACAGGTGGTATACCTGATAATATATTTCAGCTACATAGTTTGGAGAGTTTGAGTCTTCAAGATAACAACTTTTCCGGGCCACTGAGCAAAGAAATCGGTAAACTTCAAAACCTTTCTCGTTTGGATTTATCAGCTAATGGGTTTTTAGGAAGTATCCCAGATGTTTTTTATAGCTTTCGATATTTGAAGTATTTTGCAGCCCATTCAAATAACTTCACTGGTCAAATACCAGAGTCCTTGTCCAATTCACCCTCTCTCATTTTGCTTAATTTGAGGAACAATTCATTGGGTGGTAAAATTGAGCTTAATTGTTCAACAATGCTTAGTCTGAACTCTCTTGATTTAGGTTCTAATCGGTTTTCCGGGCCTGTGCCTGATAATCTTCCCAATTGTCATAATTTGGAAACCTTGAATCTTGCTCGGAACAACTTGAGTGGCCAAATCCCAGAAACCTTCGACAAGTTTCAGAGTCTCTCGTATCTGTCACTATCAAATTCCAGTATCTCTAATCTTACTTCTGCCCTTAAAATCCTACAGCAATGCCAGAACCTAACAACTTTGGTCCTTACCCTCAACTTCCATGGTGAGGAATTGCCTGCTGACCTTTCCCTGCATTTTAAAAGCCTTAAAGTTCTCGTTGTTGCAAATTGTAGACTTACTGGTGTTATACCACAATGGTTGAGCCGTTCTAACGAATTGGAGGTATTGGATTTATCGTGGAACTGTTTGAATGGAGCTATTCCGGAGTGGTTTGGCAACTTTACGAGTCTTTTTTACCTGGACCTATCTAACAATTCATTTACAGGGGAGATCCCGAAAAGCTTAACTGGTTTAGTAAGCCTCATCTCCAGGAACATCTCATTGGTGGATCCTTCCCCTGATTTcccattttttatgaaaaagaatGTGAGTGCAAGAGGATTGCAGTATAAGCAAGTTTTGAGCTTCCCACCAACACTGGAACTAAGTCACAACAATCTCACTGGGAAAATCTGGCCAGAGTTTGGGAACTTGAAAAAgctccatgttttgaatttgcAGTTTAACAGTTTATCAGGACAGATTCCAAGCGATTTATCTGGGATGACAAGCTTAGAGGCTCTGGATTTGTCCTATAACAATCTTACAGGGACGATACCACCTTCATTACAAAGTCTCAGCTTTTGTTCCAAGTTTAATGTTGCATACAATCATCTAAGTGGGGACATACCTTTAGGAGGTCAGTTTCGGACATTCCCAAATTCAAGCTTCGAAGGTAATAATCTTTGTGATGCCCCTTGTCAACAATTAAGGGGTGttcctcatcctcctccatcacACAACAAATCAGGAAGAAATGTAGGAAGTATCATTGGAATGAGCATTGGGATTGTATTTGGAACAGCTTTTCTTCTTATCATCATGTTCATGATCGTGATTAGGGCATATAGCCGAAGAGAGGTTGATCCCGAGAAAGAGGAGGCTGTCACTGATGGTAAAGATTTGGAAGAACTTGGGTCAAAATCAGTGGTTTTGTTCCGAAACAAAGAAAGCAGTAAAGAGCTGTCCCTTGATGACCTTCTGAAATCTACCAACAATTTTGACCAAGCAAATATCATTGGCTGTGGGGGTTTTGGTCTGGTTTACAGAGCCACCCTCCCTGATGGTAAGAAGGTTGCAATCAAACGTCTCTCTGGTGACTGTGGTCAGATGGACAGAGAATTCCGTGCAGAAGTGGAAGCCCTCTCAAGAGCTCAGCATCCAAATCTTGTCCATCTTCAAGGGTATTGCATGTACAAGAATGACAGGCTCTTAATATATTCTTACATGGAAAACAGTAGCTTGGATTATTGGTTGCATGAAAAACTTGATGGTCCATCCTCCTTAGATTGGGATACGAGGCTCCAAATTGCTCAAGGAGCAGCAAGGGGGCTTGCTTATTTGCACCAATCATGCGAGCCCCATATCCTCCACAGAGATATTAAGTCAAGTAACATTCTTTTAAATGAGAATTTTGAAGCCCACTTAGCTGATTTTGGTCTTGCAAGGCTTCTACTCAGTCCCTATGATACTCATGTGACAACTGATCTTGTAGGGACATTAGGCTACATCCCTCCTGAATATGGCCAAGCCTCTGTTGCGAGTTACAAGGGAGACGTGTATAGTTTTGGGGTGGTTCTTTTGGAACTTCTAACTGGAAAGAGGCCCATGGACATGTGCAAGCCGAAAGGATTCCGGGATTTAATTTCTTGGGTGTTTGAGATGAAGAAGGAGAATCGGGAAAGTGAGGTGTTTGATCCATTCGTATATGACAAGCAGAATGATAAGGAAATGTTGCGGATGCTCGAGATTGCATGTCTTTGCTTAAGCGAAAGCCCTAAAGTGAGGCCTTCAACTCAGCAGCTAGTTTCTTGGCTGGACAACATTGATATCAACATCTAG